Proteins from a genomic interval of Acidobacteriota bacterium:
- a CDS encoding PRTRC system protein C, with product MTMEIRQLEREFVYNGVKLPDTSPAMTPEQVRDTYVHLYPELATAAIEGPEASDGKLIYKFVRAIGAKG from the coding sequence CTGACCATGGAGATACGTCAACTGGAACGAGAATTCGTCTACAACGGCGTCAAATTGCCCGACACCAGTCCGGCAATGACGCCTGAGCAGGTACGCGATACCTACGTTCATCTGTACCCAGAGCTCGCCACCGCCGCCATTGAAGGTCCTGAGGCCAGCGACGGCAAGCTGATCTACAAGTTTGTCCGTGCGATTGGCGCGAAGGGTTAA